The genomic interval AACTCCTTCCCCTCATTCCTTTGGGACACCAAGATCCTTCCCCTCATTCCCTCAGGTCCCTTCAGGACACAGAGGTCCTTTCCTCATCCCTTCCTCTCATTTCTCCCCTCATTCCCTCGCTCCTTCCCCTCATTCCCTCAGGTCCCTTCCCTGGTTCCCTCAGGACACAGAGGTCCTTTCCTCATCCCTTCCCCTCATttcttccctcattccctcaaCTCCTTCCCTTCATTCCTTCACGTCCCTTCCCTGATTCCCTCATGACAGAGGTCCTTTCCCTCATTCCCCTCCTCAATTCCCTCAACTCCTCCCCCTCATcccttccctcattccctcacTCCTTCCCCTCATTCTTTCAGGACACAGAGGTCCTTTCCCTCATTCCTCCCCTCAATTCCCTCAACTCCTTCCCCCCATTCCCTCAGGACACAAAGGTcctttccctcattccctcccCTCTATTCCCTCACTCCTTCCCCTCATGCCCTCAGGTCCCTTCCCCTCATTCCCTCAACTCCTTCCCCTCATcccttccctcattccctcacTCCTTCAGGACACAGAGGTCCTTTCCCTCATTCCTCCCCTCAGTTCCCTCAACTCCTTCCCCTCATTCTCACCCCTCAATTCCCTCAGGTCCTTCCCCTTATcccttccctcattccctcaggACACAGAGGTCCTTTCCCTCATTCCTCCCCTCAGTTCCCTCAACTCCTTCCCCTCATTCTCACCCCTCAATTCCCTCAGGTCCTTCCCCTCATCCCTTCCCTCACTCCTTCCCCTCATTCCCTCAACTCCTTCCCCTTATTCCCTCAGGAAACAGAGGTCCTTTCCCCTCATTCCTCCCCTCAATTCCCTCAACACCTTCCCCTCATTCCCTCAACTCCTTCCCCTCATTCTCACCCCTCAATTCCCTCAAGTCCTTCCCCTCATTCCCTCCCCTCAATTCCCTCAGGACACAGAGGTCCTTTCCCTCATTCCTCCCCTCATTCCCTCAACTCCTTCCCCTCATTCCCACCCCTCAATTCCCTCAACTCCTTCCCCTCATTCTCACCCCTCAATTCCCTCAGGTCCTTCCCCTCATCCCTTCCCTCACTCCTTCCCCTCATTCCCTCAGGACACAGAGGTCCTTTCCCTCATTCCTCCCCTCAATTCCCTCAACACCTTCCCCTCATTCCCTCAACTCCTTCCCCTCATTCCCACCCCTCAATTCCCTCAAGTCCTTCCCCTTATcccttccctcattccctcaggACACAGAGGTCCTTCCCCTCATTCCCACCCCTCAATTCCCTCAACTCCTTCCCCTCATTCTCACCCCTCAATTCCCTCAGGTCCTTCCCCTCATCCCTTCCCTCACTCCTTCCCCTCATTCCCTCAGGACACAGAGGTCCTTTCCCTCATTCCTCCCCTCAATTCCCTCAACTCCTTCCCCTCATTCCCAATCCCTCCCGGTGCCGGTTCCCATGCCCGTACcgtcctcatcctcctcctcgtcGTCCAGCCCCTCCACGTATCCCTCGGCGTCGGAATCCGGCGCTTCCTTGTCGTCCCTGTCGTAGCCGTCCAGGTACGTCAGCTGCGGCAGCAGCTTGAACACGTTTTCTCTGTAGTCGTTCAAGTTGGTCACCTCACAGTTGAACAGGTCTAAGCTCTTCAGGTTTTCCAactttttctgggaaaacaaaggaatttgGAAGGTTTGCTGGCGCAGGAATTCCCTCCAAAGGCAAGGATCCCGCCGGGAATGTGCTCAAGGGATTCCCGGGGGTGTTTTGGGCTCCCTGGAGATGGCaggtgtggggaaaaaaaaaaggaaatctttataaaaaatatcacaaattCCCAAATTGCCTGACCTTGGAATCAACCAACTCCTCCCCCCTTTCCTAATCAGCTCCCTCTGGAATTTCCACCCCTAGTCCAAGAAAAACCGCTTGGAAAATCCCAATTtcatttgggatttgggatgggaaaggcTCTCCCTGGagtcctgcagctcccacatcCAAAGGAATAACTGATAGCCAGGAAAGTATCCCAAAGGAGCCTGATCCAGAATTCCTGCAGATGGAAGCAGGATTGGACCATTTGGACACAAAAACTTTGCTAAgagaggtttaaaaaaattgaattatttttccttagactatggaaaatgaaaaaacacacGGAAATGGAACAGGAATTTAATTCCTGGAGGTTTTGTGGAatttttctttgggaagaagTTTGCACTGCTCACAGAACTTGgaaatcctaaaaataaaatccaaaggAATTGAGTATTAGTATCAAGGCTTATCCATGGATAAGAAATATCAACTCTAAGGGAATATCTCCCTTCACTTTAATGCAGAAAGCACTCAGGGAAAAGgcctgggaatgggaaaactgggagagctgggagcattTCCAGGCTTTTCCTTGAATTTAccagctctgccttttccctgtgctgcaggaaagcagatccaggaaggagctgctcctggaaggATTTTCATGGGAATTGTGGTGCCAGGAGATGGATCCAGAGCCTGCGGAATCCTGGGAAGCTGCGGCGATTCCCGCCGGGAATGGGGGAATCCGGCCCCGGCAGCCACTAGAGGGAAGCAGCGGCTCACCGGGAACAGGGACTTGGGATGCGGCCTGGATCCCGGGATTcgctgggattttgggaaggaatgaGGGGGGAAAGGATCTGGCACAGATTCCAGGAGTGACATTCCCTGGAAGCGCCCAaggctgggcttggagcaacctgggatagagGAAGGAATTCTGAGGGTTTAGAACGGCATGAATCCCATTTCTTGGAGCAAAACCAACTCTCCAGGACTTGGGATGCAGGAataaatgggatttggggaaggaTTGAGGGGGGaaaggccctggcacagattccaGGAGCGACATTCCCTGGAAGCACCCAAGGCCAGGCTTGCAGCAACCTGGGATAGAGGAAGGAATTCCAAGGGTTTGGAATGGGATGaatcccattcccaggagcAATCCCGACTCACCAGAGGTTCTATTGTCCCGAGATCTTTAATTTTGTTGCCGCTTAGGTTTAGGTGCGTGAGGTTCGGACACTTCTCTGCCAACACTTCCAGGCCTCCTGAGATTCTGTTGTCGCTCAGCTCGAGCTGCAAAGGCCCAAAAACATCCTCAAAAATCCCACTTGATCCCATTTCCAGCCACTTTTCCACACgtggagaaggggaaaaggagggattTGGCTCGGGGAGGTGGGATTTACCTTCTTAAGTTTGTTTAACTTTGGTAAGTTTGCAACTGAGGTTAAGCCGACGTTGATTGTGCTGAGGAATTCCAGCTCCTCAAACTCATCCGTGAGGCCCTCGATTTTCCCTTCGTACGACCTGCAGTTGTCCAGAACGAGCTCTTTCACCTGCAAAGGGAAGAAATCaaggaaaaatagaaggaaTTTCAGGGAATTGGCAAGAATCAGGAGGTTTCCAGCAGAGAAACGCAGGAGTTTGGGGTTGTGTTGAGATGAAAGCCAAGATCAAGGTAGCGCTCCTGATCCCACACACtgagggtaaaaaaaaatcccaaaattccccaaataaACTCCCAAACCACTCATTGGGCTGGAATTTAGATagaaaaccccccaaaaacaagTGGATCTTTTCCCTCAACGGTGTTTAATTATCAGGATTCTCCAGAGGATCCATTTGGAgataaataaagacatttttttcccctcatgtgagggaaaaagcccccaaaattcccaaaagaAGTTCCCAAATTACTCATTGGGTTGACATTTAGGTGGAAAATTCATTGATCTCATCCCTCAGTGGTGTTTACTTATCAGGATTCTCCAGAGTTTCCATTGGGATAAATAAagagttttttcccctcatgttcTCCACGCACACCAAGAGTTCCCGCCaaaaaaaaaggcgggaaaatTGCAATGGAGGCGAATCCTCCTT from Vidua chalybeata isolate OUT-0048 chromosome 13, bVidCha1 merged haplotype, whole genome shotgun sequence carries:
- the ANP32A gene encoding acidic leucine-rich nuclear phosphoprotein 32 family member A isoform X4, producing MDMKKRIHLELRNRTPSDVKELVLDNCRSYEGKIEGLTDEFEELEFLSTINVGLTSVANLPKLNKLKKLELSDNRISGGLEVLAEKCPNLTHLNLSGNKIKDLGTIEPLKKLENLKSLDLFNCEVTNLNDYRENVFKLLPQLTYLDGYDRDDKEAPDSDAEGYVEGLDDEEEDEDVLSLVKDRDDKEAPDSDAEGYVEGLDDEEEDEDEEEYDDDAQVVEDEEDEEEEEEGEEEDVSGEEEEDEEGYNDGEVDDEEDEEEPEEERGQKRKREPEDEGDEDD
- the ANP32A gene encoding acidic leucine-rich nuclear phosphoprotein 32 family member A isoform X5 yields the protein MDMKKRIHLELRNRTPSDVKELVLDNCRSYEGKIEGLTDEFEELEFLSTINVGLTSVANLPKLNKLKKLELSDNRISGGLEVLAEKCPNLTHLNLSGNKIKDLGTIEPLKKLENLKSLDLFNCEVTNLNDYRENVFKLLPQLTYLDGYDRDDKEAPDSDAEGYVEGLDDEEEDEDVKDRDDKEAPDSDAEGYVEGLDDEEEDEDEEEYDDDAQVVEDEEDEEEEEEGEEEDVSGEEEEDEEGYNDGEVDDEEDEEEPEEERGQKRKREPEDEGDEDD
- the ANP32A gene encoding acidic leucine-rich nuclear phosphoprotein 32 family member A isoform X1, which translates into the protein MTGSAAILSPAAGREEIREGRVGVKELVLDNCRSYEGKIEGLTDEFEELEFLSTINVGLTSVANLPKLNKLKKLELSDNRISGGLEVLAEKCPNLTHLNLSGNKIKDLGTIEPLKKLENLKSLDLFNCEVTNLNDYRENVFKLLPQLTYLDGYDRDDKEAPDSDAEGYVEGLDDEEEDEDVLSLVKDRDDKEAPDSDAEGYVEGLDDEEEDEDEEEYDDDAQVVEDEEDEEEEEEGEEEDVSGEEEEDEEGYNDGEVDDEEDEEEPEEERGQKRKREPEDEGDEDD
- the ANP32A gene encoding acidic leucine-rich nuclear phosphoprotein 32 family member A isoform X3, with translation MEGWISHLLDQEQCCLSLRVKELVLDNCRSYEGKIEGLTDEFEELEFLSTINVGLTSVANLPKLNKLKKLELSDNRISGGLEVLAEKCPNLTHLNLSGNKIKDLGTIEPLKKLENLKSLDLFNCEVTNLNDYRENVFKLLPQLTYLDGYDRDDKEAPDSDAEGYVEGLDDEEEDEDVLSLVKDRDDKEAPDSDAEGYVEGLDDEEEDEDEEEYDDDAQVVEDEEDEEEEEEGEEEDVSGEEEEDEEGYNDGEVDDEEDEEEPEEERGQKRKREPEDEGDEDD
- the ANP32A gene encoding acidic leucine-rich nuclear phosphoprotein 32 family member A isoform X7, which produces MTGSAAILSPAAGREEIREGRVGVKELVLDNCRSYEGKIEGLTDEFEELEFLSTINVGLTSVANLPKLNKLKKLELSDNRISGGLEVLAEKCPNLTHLNLSGNKIKDLGTIEPLKKLENLKSLDLFNCEVTNLNDYRENVFKLLPQLTYLDGYDRDDKEAPDSDAEGYVEGLDDEEEDEDEEEYDDDAQVVEDEEDEEEEEEGEEEDVSGEEEEDEEGYNDGEVDDEEDEEEPEEERGQKRKREPEDEGDEDD
- the ANP32A gene encoding acidic leucine-rich nuclear phosphoprotein 32 family member A isoform X2 — encoded protein: MTGSAAILSPAAGREEIREGRVGVKELVLDNCRSYEGKIEGLTDEFEELEFLSTINVGLTSVANLPKLNKLKKLELSDNRISGGLEVLAEKCPNLTHLNLSGNKIKDLGTIEPLKKLENLKSLDLFNCEVTNLNDYRENVFKLLPQLTYLDGYDRDDKEAPDSDAEGYVEGLDDEEEDEDVKDRDDKEAPDSDAEGYVEGLDDEEEDEDEEEYDDDAQVVEDEEDEEEEEEGEEEDVSGEEEEDEEGYNDGEVDDEEDEEEPEEERGQKRKREPEDEGDEDD
- the ANP32A gene encoding acidic leucine-rich nuclear phosphoprotein 32 family member A isoform X8; translated protein: MDMKKRIHLELRNRTPSDVKELVLDNCRSYEGKIEGLTDEFEELEFLSTINVGLTSVANLPKLNKLKKLELSDNRISGGLEVLAEKCPNLTHLNLSGNKIKDLGTIEPLKKLENLKSLDLFNCEVTNLNDYRENVFKLLPQLTYLDGYDRDDKEAPDSDAEGYVEGLDDEEEDEDEEEYDDDAQVVEDEEDEEEEEEGEEEDVSGEEEEDEEGYNDGEVDDEEDEEEPEEERGQKRKREPEDEGDEDD
- the ANP32A gene encoding acidic leucine-rich nuclear phosphoprotein 32 family member A isoform X6 is translated as MAGGLREATAAQVKELVLDNCRSYEGKIEGLTDEFEELEFLSTINVGLTSVANLPKLNKLKKLELSDNRISGGLEVLAEKCPNLTHLNLSGNKIKDLGTIEPLKKLENLKSLDLFNCEVTNLNDYRENVFKLLPQLTYLDGYDRDDKEAPDSDAEGYVEGLDDEEEDEDVLSLVKDRDDKEAPDSDAEGYVEGLDDEEEDEDEEEYDDDAQVVEDEEDEEEEEEGEEEDVSGEEEEDEEGYNDGEVDDEEDEEEPEEERGQKRKREPEDEGDEDD